A single region of the Raphanus sativus cultivar WK10039 chromosome 1, ASM80110v3, whole genome shotgun sequence genome encodes:
- the LOC130509122 gene encoding vesicle-associated protein 2-2-like encodes MNMPLLDIQPRTLKFVVDLKKQSTCVVQLTNTTNHFVAFKVKTTSPKKYCVRPNVGVVAPKSSCEFSVIMQAFKEPPPDMVCKDKFLIQSTAVPEETTDEDITASMFSKAEGKHIEENKLRVTLVLPSDSPELSPVKGTLKQEAVFEDSILKDRVYGQSETLRPPQYESEIVKDPRMVGHDELKAPYDAKELKQPKKGVVDFVEDLNPSYESKATKGGYNTLDMVKEAEFNRIKSHKDADDRGIKATHNSDSATNMVMDLSGDQGFANGKTSAKSVTYSDEPKIPRDRDVVQMQQTDAQLIKDIEEMKLKVNALESKLIQADSTISKLMEERSTSFQHRESLQQELAELRTKKIVKEVHIGFPLLFVCVVAFISFVIGYCLRT; translated from the exons ATGAATATGCCGCTGTTGGATATTCAACCGCGAACATTGAAGTTTGTTG TTGATCTGAAGAAGCAGAGTACCTGCGTGGTACAGCTTACCAATACAACCAATCATTTTGTTGCATTTAAG GTCAAAACTACATCACCAAAGAAGTACTGTGTCCGTCCAAATGTTGGCGTTGTTGCACCAAAATCATCCTGTGAATTCTCTG TCATTATGCAAGCTTTCAAAGAACCACCTCCGGATATGGTCTGCAAAGACAAATTCTTAATCCAGAGTACTGCTGTGCCTGAGGAAACAACTGATGAAGACATAACAGCTAGCATG TTCTCCAAAGCGGAAGGCAAACACATAGAGGAAAACAAACTGAGAGTCACTCTCGTGTTACCCTCTGACTCACCTGAACTATCTCCAGTTAAAGGGACACTGAAACAGGAAGCAGTATTTGAAGATTCCATCCTCAAGGATCGAGTATATGGTCAATCAGAGACCCTTCGTCCTCCACAATAT GAGAGTGAGATTGTCAAGGACCCTAGGATGGTTGGACATGATGAGTTAAAGGCACCCTATGATGCAAAGGAGTTAAAGCAACCAAAAAAAGGCGTTGTGGATTTCGTTGAAGATTTGAATCCTTCTTATGAGTCGAAGGCAACTAAAGGTGGCTACAATACATTGGACATGGTAAAAGAAGCTGAATTTAATCGTATTAAGTCTCATAAGGATGCAGATGATAGGGGGATAAAGGCAACACATAATTCGGATTCTGCCACGAATATGGTCATGGATCTTTCTGGGGATCAAGGGTTTGCTAATGGAAAGACTTCGGCCAAAAGTGTGACTTATTCTGATGAACCAAAGATACCTAGGGATAGAGACGTTGTCCAGATGCAGCAAACCGATGCTCAGTTGATTAAGGACATTGAGGAGATGAAGCTAAAAGTCAATGCTCTTGAGTCCAAGCTAATACAG GCTGATTCAACCATTTCGAAGCTAATGGAGGAGCGGTCTACAAGCTTCCAACATAGAGAAAGCTTGCAACAAGAGCTG GCGGAACTGAGGacgaagaagatagtgaaagaaGTGCACATTGGGTTCCCTCTGCTGTTTGTATGCGTGGTGGCATTCATCAGCTTTGTTATCGGGTATTGTCTGCGGACTTGA
- the LOC108813511 gene encoding myosin-binding protein 1, whose product MAISPSFTRALTLAFNEWLLILMLFINSIFAYVITRFADYSQLQSPCLMCSSLDHILEKRRRTTTKHSKRSHWDTVCSKHKTEISSLVYCHAHGKLVDVRGMCEACLFSFATTNKSNAETYRLLVGKLGEEDSPSGGGGGSKSDPRCCTCCNQLWMMPQQTGSTSDHQEEVVLVAKPATLPKIRVVGNLRTGKQQSNTPKKSVSFNHLPDVGYTELKVHSDTESEAVFSEDEGVKEKDDHNFQNVELKTPPPPRVITLPYDMATDKLLDLDFPLQQEIGFSSFFPEFISANNDLPAETSEKVVLKEKEIISSLDSLFFTSSTTMERSDSTAVLKEKEDLIDFQDVSLTQDALMEEKEVVPVNVVPEEASKKVLKEEEEIISLDSLFLSIRSMEPVAAVSKETEFISLRDIISTSSVAAEAEALFMGEAGRDLAHLLDFSLTLDSKESPADAASVEEEEEAEQLICLNDDVTSTSSSDASETPEDDVLNGNELTPLHATSPDEAPELFTTANETPVETSKEMDTNQDDAASLESDYAVVSPSKSASFNSMSVAADTNVGGGSGELLDLSDTYNSIPHNEGSNDGGEAHIEQWMKKDTSRVSEDLKTLLTHISASRGIELLSPRGISPKLSSSDQETKDLDLDMQLLIQKRMLERNESNLPLEEVSVSEIEGESESDRLKRQVDYDRKLLAGLYKELEEERSASAVATNQAMAMITRLQEEKALFQMEALQNLRMMEEQAEYDMEAIQRLNDLLAEKEKLVQDLEAEIEYFRDETPQQQKKKLDGAENSETVSSKIQNCLTGFNEERLYITSCLEKLERNGEAHGDNNVATQESVSELGERVEKLKGDLYFLEHVVNSLGHGDESVEFVKEIASHLQTLRSLSMKRRNDAES is encoded by the coding sequence ATGGCTATCTCTCCAAGTTTCACTAGAGCTTTGACATTAGCCTTCAACGAGTGGCTACTCATCCTCATGCTCTTCATCAACTCCATCTTCGCCTACGTGATCACAAGGTTCGCAGATTACTCCCAGCTCCAATCTCCATGCCTGATGTGCTCAAGCCTCGATCACATCCtcgagaagaggaggaggacaaCAACGAAACACTCGAAGAGATCTCACTGGGACACGGTCTGCTCCAAACACAAAACAGAAATCTCTTCTTTGGTTTACTGTCACGCTCACGGCAAGCTCGTCGACGTCAGAGGAATGTGCGAGGCTTGTCTCTTCTCGTTCGCTACGACCAATAAGTCAAACGCCGAGACTTACAGATTGTTGGTTGGGAAGTTGGGTGAAGAAGACTCTCcctctggaggaggaggaggatcaaAGAGTGATCCGAGGTGCTGCACTTGTTGTAATCAGCTGTGGATGATGCCACAACAAACCGGTTCTACTAGTGATCATCAGGAGGAAGTGGTGTTGGTGGCTAAACCGGCGACTCTACCGAAGATTCGTGTGGTTGGTAATCTGAGAACCGGGAAACAACAGTCTAATACACCTAAGAAGAGTGTTAGTTTCAATCATTTGCCTGATGTGGGTTACACCGAGCTCAAGGTTCATTCGGATACCGAGTCAGAAGCTGTGTTTTCGGAAGATGAAGGTGTTAAAGAAAAGGATGATCATAATTTTCAAAACGTGGAGCTGAagactcctcctcctcctcgagTTATCACCTTGCCTTATGATATGGCTACCGATAAGCTGCTAGACCTTGACTTCCCTTTGCAACAAGAGATCGGTTTCAGTTCCTTTTTTCCTGAGTTTATTTCAGCTAATAATGACTTGCCTGCTGAAACGTCAGAGAAGGTGGTgttgaaagagaaagagatcaTCAGTTCATTAGATAGTCTTTTCTTTACATCTAGCACCACCATGGAACGTTCTGATTCTACAGCTGTTCTGAAGGAGAAGGAAGATTTGATTGACTTTCAAGATGTTTCTTTAACACAAGATGCCTTAATGGAGGAGAAAGAGGTTGTTCCGGTTAATGTTGTGCCTGAAGAAGCATCAAAGAAGGTgttgaaggaagaagaagagatcatTTCATTAGATAGTCTTTTCTTATCAATACGCTCCATGGAGCCTGTTGCAGCTGTTTCTAAGGAGACAGAGTTTATTAGCCTCAGAGATATTATTTCAACATCATCAGTTGCAGCTGAAGCTGAAGCTCTCTTTATGGGAGAGGCTGGGAGGGATCTGGCTCACCTCCTTGATTTTTCATTAACACTAGATTCTAAGGAAAGTCCTGCAGATGCCGCCTcagtggaggaggaggaggaggctgaGCAGCTTATTTGCCTCAATGATGATGTTACTtcaacatcatcatcagatGCTTCTGAAACTCCTGAAGATGATGTCTTAAATGGAAATGAACTAACGCCTCTCCATGCTACATCTCCAGACGAGGCTCCTGAATTATTCACCACTGCAAATGAAACCCCTGTTGAGACGTCCAAGGAGATGGACACAAACCAAGATGATGCAGCCTCTCTAGAATCTGATTATGCAGTTGTATCACCTTCAAAATCTGCTTCTTTCAACTCAATGTCAGTGGCAGCAGATACAAACGTTGGTGGTGGTTCAGGTGAGTTGCTGGATCTTTCTGATACATACAATTCCATCCCACACAACGAGGGAAGTAACGATGGAGGAGAAGCACACATAGAGCAATGGATGAAGAAAGATACCTCTAGAGTCAGCGAAGACCTCAAAACATTACTCACTCATATCTCAGCTTCTCGTGGGATAGAGCTTCTGTCGCCTAGAGGTATAAGCCCCAAGCTATCTAGCAGCGATCAGGAGACAAAGGACTTAGATCTCGACATGCAGCTGCTGATCCAGAAGAGGATGCTGGAGAGGAACGAGAGCAACTTACCCTTGGAAGAAGTCTCCGTGAGTGAGATAGAAGGAGAAAGCGAGAGTGATCGGTTGAAAAGACAGGTTGATTACGACAGGAAGCTGCTTGCTGGTCTGTATAAGGAGCTGGAGGAAGAGAGAAGCGCTTCGGCTGTTGCTACGAACCAAGCGATGGCTATGATCACGAGGCTGCAGGAAGAGAAGGCGTTGTTTCAGATGGAAGCTTTGCAGAACCTCAGGATGATGGAGGAGCAAGCGGAGTACGATATGGAAGCGATACAGAGACTGAACGATTTGCTTGCTGAGAAAGAAAAGCTTGTTCAAGATTTGGAAGCTGAGATTGAGTACTTCAGAGACGAGACCCCACAacagcagaagaagaagctagatGGTGCAGAGAATAGTGAGACGGTGAGCAGCAAGATACAGAACTGTTTAACTGGGTTCAACGAAGAGAGATTATACATCACAAGTTGTTTGGAGAAGCTTGAGAGAAATGGTGAGGCTCATGGTGATAATAACGTAGCAACGCAAGAATCTGTTTCTGAGCTAGGTGAGAGAGTGGAGAAGCTGAAGGGAGACTTGTATTTTCTAGAACATGTTGTGAATTCTCTAGGGCATGGGGATGAAAGTGTAGAGTTTGTTAAGGAGATAGCTTCTCATTTGCAAACCTTGAGGAGTCTCAGCATGAAAAGACGTAATGATGCAGAGAGTTGA